From the Lathyrus oleraceus cultivar Zhongwan6 chromosome 3, CAAS_Psat_ZW6_1.0, whole genome shotgun sequence genome, the window atatatatatatatatatatatatatatatatcttgtaaataatattatttatatatatgtattaatataaattaatataatttataataaatataaattaataaatttaaaataagttaaaaaagatttaacaaaatttaacaaaattaaaaacatattaaaaaaaaatttaaaaaaaaaagaaacaaaaaattaaaaaaatcacatttaggagtaggcgccactcctagtggcgacttgccctccAACTAAAGGGTAGGTGCCATCTAGGGTGACGCCCATGTGTCTTTAGGGCAAAAAAGTgcccatttttgtaatttttttgaaattatggttatttttgaattttttaaaaaaaagatgattatttaaaaaaaatcttctCCTTAAACAGCCTCAAAAACCACCGCACATGGCTACTCGTCGCCATAAGCTAACTTTCACCCACAAACATGTAATATACCTACTAGGATCTCTGAGTCTCTCTAGCCTTTCAGAGAAACATTTAGACATCTGTGCATTTTGGACGAATTGAATTAAACTCGTTAGAAATTGAAGACAAATTAAGTGATGAGTAATATTGCAccaaaaaaataatgaattaaatgaTGAGTAATATTGCAACAAAAAAATAATGAATCATGAATTCGACCGTTACATATTgaagtcaattaaattcatattTTCGTGTAAATTTTAAATTTGAAACAAATGTGAAAGGCAGAAACAAAGtgatttaataaaaaaaattgtttaaggatcatgaattatttgattgGATTTTCTATAAATATTGgtattttttgtttgtttaagATGTCATAATGTCCCATACTCTCATACCAGCACACTATTAGGTGCCTTGGAAGTGTAAAATAACATGGTTACTAAAAAAACATTTAATGTACACCACATTATGTCTCTAACTCTGTTAACTAACAAGAGCGAACAGATAGATTACCTTGACAAAAGTTTTGCAAATGCAAGTACTAACTAGGAATTTCAGTAAAGTGAACGATATGACAAGAAATTGTAATGATTGATGTTCATTCATGAATCATAATATATATAAACATGAATATTCACAACGAACTCTGACTTACAATATGTCATTATATGCATTTTCCGCGGACATGGCAACAAAAAAGGTTATAATTACTTATAACCATCCCTCTTGTCTTGTTCCTCAGCTtccttgttggctgcttcaacaGACTTGAACCACAAGAAGGCCTGAATTGAAAATCATTACCTCATTAGATCACAAAAGAATCAATTAAAATGCCATTTCATTAGTGTAAATCAATAACAATCGCattgtcatttttattttaaacGGAGTAATCCTGAACCATTCCTTCCTCCAAGGCAAAGCATTATCATAGTTGTTTCCATAAACTATAGGTCTATTTGAATTGACTTATTTAAGTTTATACAAAAACACTCGTGAACTATGAAGCACAGACACTACTCGAATTATACATATCCAAGGCCTGTACAAAACAATGTCGGATAACACAGAAGTATCCTAAATAAAAAGTTTCTATCTTTGCTTCGACACATTTTACACCATAGACTCATATCCACTAATAATGAAGACCTCTAAAAAGTTAAAACAAAAGAAGGTTTTAAAAGTAATACAATAGTATTTGAATTAGGTATTTAAATAATATCTTCGTATGGACGACTTCTCACACAAACATCTATCTTAAATGTGTTCGGATCTCATCCAAAAACCAACTCAACCGATGAGGTTGTCCTCACACATTTTTACATTCAACCACCCCGAGAACCTAAGCAACCTGAGACTTCAAACAAACTACAAACAACTTCAATACTAAAAAATCACCAAAATAGCTTAAGAAAACAACTTATAATTATATAATTTGCCCCATTAGAACAACTTAATTGGTAGCGACCGACCTTAATATTAAGGGTTTGGGTTCGAACCCAGAATTCCCCACTTCTCACTAGCTATAAACTGTTTCACTGCATTAATTTTACTTATAATTTCATAATACAACTAGATTATGATAATCAACCCTATCAAACAgatgaaaaataaataataaaatgGCTTATTCAAGTAATTACCGAAGTAGGAACACCGGTGATGGCGAAAAAACCAAGCAAAGGAGCATAAAATATACTGTCAGAGCTCAAAACACCAAACACAGGCTTTTGATTCACATACTCAAATATCGAACCAATCTGCAACACCAAATTCAAATTCCCCATGAGATCATTAATTATACAAGAAACATGAAATgaaagggaaaagaaagagaaaaaGTTAGTTACAGCGGCAATTGCGGTGATAGCAGAGGCAAGTAAGTAAACATAAAACGGAATCTCAAATCCTTGTTCCGAAGAAGAAGCGGTTTTGTTTTGTGCTTCATTTTGAGCCCATGGAGGAGGTTCCTCGGAATCGGGCTTAGCCCATGAAGGGATTTTTTCGTCGGATTTACTGGACTCGGTTGAGCCTTTGGTTACTGCCACAACTAGAAACCTGTGCGGTGGTTTTTTCTTCGTAAGAAACATGCTCTGACATAGGGGAATACCAAGAAAGGTTGTGGATTGTGATGCATGTCGGTTTTGTAAGGTGCATACCGATGAGAGTGATGAAGAGAAGGTAGCACTTCCTGCAAGTGCCATGGATGGTGCTTGTAAATTGTAACAGAAGTGTAGCCAAAGAAATCTTATCCTACATTGGGACATGGGCCTGTCTGATGTTAGTTGAATGCGTCGAACTTAATGTTTGGGCCTGAGCCTAGAGAATAGTAGTAAAGAAAAAAATTAACCGTCACTCTCTCCTCTCCTGGCACCTCCAATTTATTTGataatttcaaaaaaaaattggtAGGCAATTCAAAATTTCTATTACAAAAAATTCTTTTGATAATGTATTCATAATTTCCAATAATAATTAGTATTGAAATTGGAAATTATAGTTAGTATTgaaatttttaaatatttttggtgtGTTTGAAATTTTATCGGTACTTAAAAAAATATCACGTTATATCGGAAATTTCAATCAATATGAAATTTCCGGTAGTTCAATTTTATAAGATTTTTAATAGTTAGAATTTTGTCGATAATTTTGTACGACTGTGAATGTATCGACTGTTTTGTGTGGTTCAGAATGAATTCAAAACTGTTAAATAGGGGTCATCTGTTGTTGCGAAAAACATCTCAAAAATGCATATTTCTCAATTTTTGATTAAGACAAAAGTGTATTTCAACGGAGTTGCACCTCTTGTAGAGTTTAGGCTTCCGGATGACACCACATCTCTTGCCGCATCGACATCCAAGTTGAATGAATTGTTGTTTGATATCGATCACATAAAGGTGAGAAAGATCGAGTTTTATGAATATTGGACTGATATTGATGATGGAAGGATAAAATACAACCTTATTGAGTTGAAGATCGATGAATATTTCACGATTATGTGGAGATCATTTGGTCGTAGGCTAACTAAGGGGCGATTGAGTTAGATGTGGAGATTTCAAGATCTATCGACAACATAATTAAGATGTTGAAAAGTACAGAATCATATGCTAGTTTCTAGAATTTCATGTTTCcttattgtttatttatgttaGTTATAATGTCTTAAGTTATGTTCATCTTTGAAACATGTAATCGACAAAATATCGTGTAATAAAAGGTATGGTGCTAAGTAGTCTGAATCACAAAATATACAAATAatacaacatcaaaatcaaatAACAAAATAGGTCCCTCACGAGCTATGTGTGTTACCTGCGATAATTTGGTTAAAACCTCGCCATCTGGGTTTACCAAACCCATGAGGTTATACAGAATAACAGCGGTCATTTGCTGACGCGGTTGGTCATCAACATTAGGTAGAGGTGGCGGCGACACATCATTGACAGGTACCTCAACATCAGAAGGCACAACATCACCAGTATGCTCAACAGGTCAGATGATGTGAGGGTGTGATATAGTGAGGTACCACTCCAGGTAACCATCCTCACATTGAGAGTCATGTTAAACCCTTATTACATTATCTATAATGGCATGGGCAGAACTGGTGATGTTACTCTGAAACCACTACCAATGCCCAAAGTTGGAACTGGTCGTGGGATGCCCTGAATATAACCATATTGTTGCAGACACCTCTCAAGAAGGTGTCTAGCGACTAAGGTCTTCCATCGCTTATAACCAGAAAATAAAGAAGACTCATCAAACTCACAATGGACTCTATGAACTATGTATGATGACCAAATGACATTATCTACTATCAGTGCATCAAGCCTCCTCCTGTACTCCGCAACACCGGCTGGATGTGTTTGCATGGCCTTCCATCTCCGTGCCCGTGTGGCGCCCACAGGGGTATGCTGCACCCTCATGTCACAGATGGTGGGGAAATACTTGTAATAAAAGAACACATCCAcaacaaataataataaagaaATTTTATACGTAACAATTAAATAAGAACTAAACTACAAATAATAATTTATAGTATACATGGAATAAACTCAAATAACCAGTAAGTTATCTGGTCTCGAAGACAGACGCAACTCCATGTGCTGCATATAGGATGGTCAATGCAGCGCACCCCTACACCCAACTGGTATCATCAAGGCTACTGAATAGGAAAATATACAGAGCATCAATATAAACATGAGGCTTATCCGCAAAGACAGTACATGCTACTAGATGTAGCACGTACACCCTATCAGTAGCCTCATACACATGTGCCTCCACAAGCTCGTAGTACCTATCCCAAAGCCAAGACATCTGAAGGTGAGTTCCCCTATTAAAATAAAAATCCTTTAGCACTTTTGCCTTAGTAACTCCTAGATCATGTGTAGCCACGATACATGCAAGCCCCTGGTTAAAAACAAGAGCGATGAAGAATCTATCGACGACAGGGAGATGGAACACGGAGGAGACATCATCCAAAGTGACATTCATCTCCCCAATTGGAAGATGAAAGAAAGATGTCTACTTATGCCATCTCTCAACAAAATCAATCAGAAGTTAGTCAAGCATGGTGAATGAGCAGTCGCAAAATGATAGAAGACCAAAGTCAGCAACAATTTGTCTGACCTGCTCAGGCATCCAACTCCTAGGGAAGTTATTCGTATTTGACATGTTTGATTTCACTTTCAGTGTGAGACGGTCCTATAACAAACAAAgtttaaaaaattataaattagATTTCAACACATCATGGAACgataataaataaattaaagttaaacataaaatatatatacCTTTCCATGCCATTATTGGTGTGCCACATGGTCAACATACTCGATAAGCATTGATTGGTCATTGGGTCCTCCCGGGAACTCTTCATCAGTATGCATAGATGGATCCATCAAAGTAGGAGTCATAACCTTGTATCAGCAGTAGCAGTAGCCTCAGCAATACGGACCAGATCTGTGGCAACCACCTTATTAGCAACAAGGGCGTTTGTCTCAGCCACCATATCAGCCACCCCATAAAAAATAAGGGCATCTATCTCGACCACCTCATTAACAACAAGTATCGCATCTGTCTCGACCACCTCCGTGGGGTCAATAACATCCTGACTCTGCACCTCTTGAGCACGAACAACCTCAATATCATCTCTAGGTTGCTCATCTAATCTTACCGCTCGGCATCAAGTGATACAGGGTGCGTAGAACTGCACCTGCTCAGCTTACCGTTTTTGGTGTGAACTAGTTGGAACTACTCATCCATCCCGTAGCTGGGAAAACTCGGCCTCGACAACCCTAGCCTGGGCAACCACTCCATTTGTGGCCCTCCTTGCAATGGTGTCTT encodes:
- the LOC127126111 gene encoding uncharacterized protein LOC127126111, with the translated sequence MSQCRIRFLWLHFCYNLQAPSMALAGSATFSSSLSSVCTLQNRHASQSTTFLGIPLCQSMFLTKKKPPHRFLVVAVTKGSTESSKSDEKIPSWAKPDSEEPPPWAQNEAQNKTASSSEQGFEIPFYVYLLASAITAIAAIGSIFEYVNQKPVFGVLSSDSIFYAPLLGFFAITGVPTSAFLWFKSVEAANKEAEEQDKRDGYK